The Streptomyces camelliae genome window below encodes:
- a CDS encoding nuclear transport factor 2 family protein, whose product MTAENTMNSGPIAVSATGPRTGVRARGDALAVLQEFYAAEAAYIAAGGMGKASFDGLAGCLDPEVVMYQAPGLPYGGTWRGPRGIEEFMAAMSEAWQSLEFLEQRFVVDGDVVVVLNRGRLQARATGRILDTSVMQLITVKDGLITEIHPFYWDTIAVAEALHPR is encoded by the coding sequence ATGACCGCAGAAAACACGATGAATTCGGGCCCGATCGCGGTGTCGGCGACTGGGCCGCGCACAGGCGTGCGCGCACGAGGCGACGCCTTGGCCGTACTGCAGGAGTTCTACGCGGCCGAAGCGGCCTACATTGCCGCCGGAGGTATGGGCAAGGCCAGCTTCGACGGACTCGCTGGGTGTCTCGATCCTGAGGTGGTGATGTACCAGGCACCTGGGTTGCCCTACGGGGGCACTTGGCGCGGGCCGCGCGGCATCGAGGAGTTCATGGCCGCGATGAGCGAGGCGTGGCAGTCGTTGGAATTCTTGGAGCAGCGATTCGTGGTCGATGGAGACGTCGTCGTTGTACTGAACCGCGGCCGCCTGCAGGCCCGCGCCACCGGTCGGATCCTGGACACCTCGGTCATGCAACTGATCACTGTCAAAGACGGACTCATTACCGAGATACACCCGTTCTACTGGGACACCATCGCGGTAGCCGAAGCCTTGCACCCACGGTAG